A genomic region of Papaver somniferum cultivar HN1 chromosome 7, ASM357369v1, whole genome shotgun sequence contains the following coding sequences:
- the LOC113294094 gene encoding aluminum-activated malate transporter 2-like, whose product MDIAEPAANRSAGEVIMSGWCWLKALTKRCQKLMVEFKNKVKQVGKDDPRRVIHSFKVGLALSLVSLLYHDKTLYGGFGSSIIWAVLTVVVVFEFSVGATLSKGINRVLGTLVAGSLGLVVHHLASLTGDKGEPVLLCFSVFLSASAATFTRFFPGVKARYDYGMVIFTLTFSLVAVSAYKTDEIPEVAGERLITILIGCVTCAVISIFLFPVWAGKDLHKLMFLNIEHLAVFLDGFGGEYFGVEDNKENEDAITDKKSFLEGYKKILISKSEEEALTNFARWEPPHGSFQFNYPWKHYLEIGKVTRQCAYRIEELHNCITSKIKAQSDFIKIIQDSCMELSKESGITLQELSAAVKQTTYPKAAPTHIKNLKKTAANLKTVLKTVTLENANVLEDIMPGAMVASLLVDIVGCIEDIAESVIELAHLAKYKGADPAS is encoded by the exons ATGGATATTGCTGAACCAGCTGCAAACAGATCAGCAGGAGAAGTTATCATGAGTGGATGGTGTTGGCTTAAGGCATTGACTAAGAGATGCCAGAAACTAATGGTTGAATTCAAAAACAAGGTAAAGCAGGTTGGAAAAGATGATCCAAGAAGGGTAATACATTCTTTCAAAGTTGGATTAGCACTTTCCCTGGTTTCTCTCCTTTACCACGATAAAACACTCTATGGTGGATTTGGTTCCTCGATTATATGGGCGGTCTTAACAGTGGTTGTTGTCTTCGAGTTTAGTGTAG GAGCCACATTAAGCAAAGGAATTAATAGAGTTTTAGGAACATTGGTAGCTGGTTCTTTAGGTTTGGTAGTTCATCATTTGGCAAGTCTAACTGGAGATAAAGGAGAGCCTGTACTACTTTGCTTTTCGGTTTTCCTTTCAG CGTCAGCGGCGACATTTACAAGATTTTTTCCTGGTGTAAAAGCAAGATATGACTACGGGATGGTGATATTTACACTGACATTTAGTTTAGTAGCAGTATCAGCTTATAAGACAGATGAGATCCCAGAGGTTGCTGGTGAAAGGCTAATAACTATTCTAATTGGCTGTGTTACATGTGCTGTTATATCTATATTTCTGTTTCCTGTATGGGCTGGTAAAGATCTACATAAACTGATGTTTCTAAACATAGAACATCTTGCGGTGTTCTTAGACG GATTTGGGGGAGAGTATTTTGGAGTAGAGGATAACAAAGAGAATGAAGATGCAATCACTGATAAGAAGTCATTTCTCGAGGGATACAAAAAGATTCTGATCTCCAAGTCTGAGGAAGAGGCACTg ACAAATTTTGCAAGATGGGAGCCGCCTCACGGCTCTTTCCAGTTCAATTATCCTTGGAAGCATTATCTAGAAATTGGAAAAGTAACTCGGCAATGTGCATACAGAATCGAAGAACTTCACAACTGCATCACATCAAAAATC AAAGCACAATCAGATTTCATAAAGATAATTCAAGATTCATGCATGGAATTGAGCAAGGAATCTGGCATCACTTTGCAGGAACTCTCGGCAGCTGTTAAACAAACGACGTACCCTAAGGCTGCTCCTACACATATCAAGAACTTGAAAAAGACCGCTGCTAACTTGAAAACAGTCCTAAAGACAGTTACATTAGAGAATGCTAACgtcttggaggatatcatgccgGGTGCCATGGTGGCTTCACTACTAGTTGATATCGTTGGATGCATAGAAGATATTGCGGAGTCTGTTATTGAGCTTGCCCACTTAGCGAAATACAAAGGTGCGGATCCAGCTAGCTAG